The following are encoded together in the Babesia microti strain RI chromosome II, complete genome genome:
- a CDS encoding intron-binding protein aquarius (overlaps_old_locusTagID:BBM_II01960), protein MGTNINVTHEDIVSNSFYRKILDYISKYTNSDNSSKNVKAAIATVAGFYTEFYERGFEKLDLAILDTSDLLNSVLWPLVQLITGDGKKIGKDFDSVILLAVWLKGANPEAVDQRFGSEFMAPFLYRSTSILIRKLLLLTNNNKHSVKLIETLLECRVLLRFLIDCFQNFEYESLRKCCLSIVSPLIWYHLPSCYRSIKLFGRHEMWSKLYARVIANTNKLCEKIKKSVEFSAIIEGNVHYDLENVVINRDFIHILLKIFMYLLDLSKEDDNFDSTVVTPEFQSKIMLLETILELFNDLISQMPTRRIIKPLLDANFFLVLCKRSPMYSHLQGTYFKKMTDILDFYLSFPISEETGLPIEYDKQLSEHYKRFEQFQKIIFHEFKHVDLLENMHLESVNTFSTEKLEALFDKLKLKVLLDLTSKLEIVYLDDLSQQKGEDNYEEDKSGLELIVPFKIDIKRTNKEIKSFLTFLLVNYLSKPADPKLRIINDPVYPNEDYLWNSGSIPVNTAYVDYSSLPLPKLTLQYLSVYDYLYRNYQLYRLEAGYQIKSDLEETIYRMKPVCSLGLNGKFTAEQLRGYRDSQTVANTRFLNASRMGIRLESVVITNVYKPQVGIDAIPKVTADLYVDLSELTDYTFRDDWDSLRTYDVLFLVSIAAPLEFTEKRIEQMNIDEIPLNLGIMGVRGAQIISIADENGMIFSDSNPYEPKLPSGTKRCISVYLDYAQYELDLKEDIEGIYSNCNLLLRRHARFNNFKSTLDTIKGLVSNPGSLASWLEPFFLGYGHPNSLKYFASNLDTPALTLNWLNILHDLQHLVSSFPSILYYELGQEFDVNKLQQINVSNITFKTIVKHDNGIKFKVKKNIPLQYVQLVVDNIISYEYSDQPASFQAKLIPKETKNTKVTIKGYLDFTLEIHNCTVEMHGIVFEHNNKIYNPIWRAEMESNINELENNLFTTHPLYPNTNYPLKGIHIGTTSSDIPLHIRLTDRQVEAIYSAVQCGMTCIMGPPGTGKTDVVAQAINILYTNYPNEKIVVLAHSNQCLNDIFEKILQSKYVDQRYLVRLGMGERKLDLQYGQDFGKWGRVNYMLQSRLDLLEYVGKLAKKLRVEGDVDYTVQLALQFYQTHIIHRLIDYKSLLLENKTYDEVLLDMRLDCCIYSRNGLNQLGIDPKMVGFCEYLFLSSIKTQFSVDGPLKAWAESLENFSSYGSIKDNILQIDMNFEGIFKFVCINNYAIIHPQHALSLLNLPKYVVFNPFDRDDFMKIQDIIPLIDELDFTLSKPPAVNCYPVTTVLDTFCKLKECLPFEVLRSNTDRGHYLITRHARIVAMTCTHAAIARERLIESNFTYDTLVMEEAAQVLEIETFIPLTLQLQGDKLKRIVLIGDNRQLPPIIQNRTVASYCKLDQSFYTRVIRLQHPCILLNSQGRSRPEIVSLYSHYYPEPIGNVGLEREEFGRDNLGFRYNYQFINVDSERGESCPIPHFYQNLEEAEYVIALFTYMRMIGYDSNKITILTTYNGQRALIEDVMKHKCAWNPRVGTCAVSTVDKFQGQQNDYIIISLVRTRMVGHIRDPRRLTVALSRARLGLYIFGKWDLFYNCYEIRQTLDKLAFENKLVLDDNKCGESQPHVIDNCEQLQKIVQQMQ, encoded by the coding sequence ATGGGGACCAATATAAATGTGACCCATGAGGATATAGTttccaattcattttatcgcaaaatCCTCGATTATATCTCAAAATACACTAATTCTGATAATTCTTCTAAGAATGTGAAGGCTGCTATTGCGACAGTTGCTGGATTCTATACAGAGTTCTATGAACGAGGGTTTGAGAAATTGgatttagcaattttagACACATCTGATCTGCTAAATTCTGTATTATGGCCACTAGTCCAGTTGATAACAGGAGATGGGAAAAAAATTGGTAAAGATTTTGATTCTGTTATCTTGCTTGCGGTCTGGCTCAAAGGGGCAAATCCAGAGGCAGTTGATCAACGTTTCGGTAGTGAATTCATGGCACCATTTCTATACCGCTCCACCTCAATTCTCATCAGAAAACTGCTATTGCTcacaaataacaataaacaTTCTGTTAAACTGATAGAGACATTACTCGAATGCCGTGTATTATTACGGTTTTTGATAGATTGTTTTCAGAACTTCGAATATGAATCACTGCGTAAATGTTGTTTATCAATTGTATCTCCTCTGATTTGGTATCACTTACCATCATGTTATAGGagtattaaattgtttggaaGGCACGAAATGTGGTCCAAACTTTATGCACGTGTAATAGCTAACACCAACAAATTGTGCgaaaaaattaagaaaTCAGTCGAATTTTCAGCGATTATAGAGGGAAATGTGCATTATGATCTGGAAAATGTGGTAATTAATAGGGATTTCATCCATATTTTGTTGAAGATTTTTATGTACCTACTAGACCTGAGTAAGGAAGATGACAATTTTGATTCCACCGTCGTCACACCTGAATTTCAGAGTAAAATTATGCTACTAGAGACAATACTTGAactatttaatgatttgatCAGCCAGATGCCTACCCGTCGCATAATAAAACCTCTGTTAgatgcaaatttttttctCGTCCTTTGCAAAAGATCGCCCATGTACTCTCATTTACAGGGGACTTACTTCAAAAAAATGACAGATATATTGGACTTCTACCTCTCATTTCCAATAAGCGAGGAAACAGGCCTTCCAATTGAATATGACAAACAATTATCGGAGCACTACAAACgatttgaacaatttcaaAAGATTATCTTTCACGAATTTAAGCATGTAGATTTGCTAGAGAACATGCATTTGGAGTCAGTAAACACTTTCAGTACGGAGAAATTGGAGGCATTGTTCGACAAGTTGAAATTGAAAGTATTGCTAGATTTAACATCTAAGCTGGagattgtttatttagacgATTTGTCACAGCAAAAGGGTGAAGATAATTACGAGGAGGATAAATCAGGGTTAGAGTTGATTGTGCCATTTAAAATAGATATTAAACGTACTAACAAGGAGATCAAAAGTTTTTTAACTTTTTTGTTAGTAAACTACTTATCAAAACCAGCAGATCCCAAGTTGCgaataataaatgatcCCGTGTATCCCAATGAAGATTATTTGTGGAACTCTGGTAGTATACCAGTAAACACAGCATACGTAGATTATTCATCTCTTCCCTTACCAAAATTGACTTTACAGTATCTATCTGTTTACGATTACCTATATCGTAACTACCAATTGTACAGGTTGGAGGCAGGTTACCAAATTAAGAGTGACCTAGAGGAAACAATTTACAGGATGAAACCCGTTTGTTCATTGGGTCTGAATGGAAAATTTACTGCTGAACAATTGAGGGGGTATAGAGACTCACAAACGGTGGCAAATACTAGATTTTTAAATGCTTCAAGAATGGGCATAAGGCTTGAAAGTGTTGTTATAACGAATGTATACAAACCGCAAGTTGGTATTGATGCTATCCCTAAAGTTACTGCCGATTTGTACGTTGATCTATCGGAACTTACCGATTATACATTCCGAGATGATTGGGATTCCTTACGCACGTATGATGTTCTGTTTCTAGTGAGTATCGCTGCCCCCCTTGAGTTTACAGAAAAACGGATAGAACAAATGaatattgatgaaatacCACTTAATCTTGGTATTATGGGCGTAAGAGGGGctcaaataatttcaatagCTGACGAAAATGGTATGATATTTTCAGATTCAAATCCCTACGAGCCAAAACTCCCGAGTGGAACAAAGCGTTGTATCTCTGTATATCTGGACTATGCTCAGTATGAGCTAGACCTAAAGGAGGACATTGAAGGTATTTACTCCAATTGTAATCTCTTACTGAGGAGGCATGCTCggtttaataattttaaatcgACTCTGGATACCATCAAAGGATTGGTTTCGAACCCTGGGTCGCTGGCATCCTGGCTCGAACCATTTTTTTTGGGTTACGGTCACCCCAACTCGCTGAAATATTTTGCCTCTAACCTTGACACTCCGGCACTCACACTCAATTGGTTAAATATACTACACGACCTACAGCATTTAGTCAGTTCATTCCCCAGCATCTTGTATTATGAATTAGGTCAGGAATTTGATGTTAATAAGttgcaacaaataaatgtcTCCAACATAACATTCAAAACAATTGTTAAACATGACAATGGGATTAAGTTTAAGGTGAAGAAGAACATACCACTGCAATATGTACAATTGGTAGTTGATAACATAATATCCTACGAGTACTCTGATCAGCCTGCCAGTTTTCAGGCTAAATTGATACCTAAAGaaacaaaaaatactaAGGTTACTATCAAAGGGTACCTAGACTTCACACTTGAAATACACAACTGTACGGTGGAAATGCATGGTATAGTATTTGAACACAACAATAAGATTTACAATCCCATATGGCGTGCTGAAATGGAATCGAACATTAATGaacttgaaaataatttattcacAACTCATCCATTATATCCtaatacaaattatccTCTAAAGGGCATACACATTGGCACAACTTCTAGTGACATACCGTTACATATTAGGCTGACAGATAGGCAGGTGGAGGCAATTTACTCCGCAGTGCAGTGCGGAATGACTTGTATAATGGGCCCTCCTGGTACGGGTAAAACAGATGTTGTGGCGCAGgcaattaatattttgtatacaaaCTATCCCAATGAAAAGATCGTTGTATTGGCCCATTCTAATCAGTGTttgaatgatatttttgaaaaaattttacagaGTAAATATGTAGATCAGAGATATCTAGTAAGACTTGGGATGGGAGAGAGGAAGTTGGATTTGCAATATGGACAAGATTTTGGCAAATGGGGAAGGGTTAACTATATGCTCCAGTCACGATTAGATCTGCTAGAGTACGTAGGCAAGTTAGCTAAAAAACTTCGCGTCGAAGGTGATGTGGATTACACTGTTCAATTAGCACTCCAGTTCTACCAGACCCACATAATACACCGATTGATTGACTATAAATCGCTGCTTCTTGAAAATAAAACATACGATGAGGTTCTACTAGATATGAGATTGGATTGTTGTATATACTCCAGAAATGGACTTAATCAGTTGGGTATTGATCCCAAAATGGTTGGGTTTTGTGAATATCTGTTCTTAAGTTCGATTAAAACTCAATTTAGCGTGGATGGTCCATTGAAGGCATGGGCTGAGTCCCTAGAAAATTTTTCCAGTTATGGTTCCATTAAGgacaatattttacaaatagACATGAATTTTGAAGGTATTTTCAAGTTTGTatgcataaataattatgctATAATACACCCTCAGCACGCATTGTCACTGCTAAACCTTCCAAAATATGTCGTTTTTAACCCATTTGACCGTGATGATTTCATGAAAATACAAGATATCATCCCCTTAATTGATGAGTTGGATTTTACCTTAAGCAAGCCACCCGCAGTAAATTGTTACCCAGTCACTACCGTATTGGATACCTTCTGCAAATTAAAGGAATGTCTACCTTTTGAGGTGTTGAGGAGTAATACGGACAGAGGGCATTATTTAATCACTCGACATGCTAGAATTGTGGCAATGACTTGTACTCATGCTGCAATTGCGAGGGAGCGATTAATTgaatcaaattttacctATGATACTTTAGTGATGGAGGAAGCAGCTCAAGTGTTGGAGATTGAAACATTCATACCCCTAACCCTTCAGTTACAGGGTGATAAATTGAAGAGGATCGTCCTAATTGGTGATAACAGACAATTGCCTCCGATAATACAAAATCGTACAGTTGCTAGTTATTGCAAACTAGACCAATCCTTTTATACTAGGGTAATTAGGCTTCAACATCCATGCATACTACTTAACTCCCAGGGCAGATCTCGACCCGAAATTGTATCATTATATTCGCATTATTACCCTGAACCAATTGGTAATGTAGGCTTGGAAAGGGAGGAATTTGGTAGAGATAATTTAGGTTTCAGATATAATTACCAATTCATAAATGTGGACAGTGAACGTGGTGAGTCTTGTCCAATTCCACATTTCTACCAGAACCTAGAAGAGGCAGAATATGTTATTGCGTTATTCACTTACATGAGAATGATTGGTTATGATTccaacaaaattacaatacTTACCACGTATAATGGGCAAAGAGCATTAATTGAAGATGTGATGAAGCATAAATGCGCGTGGAATCCACGTGTGGGAACTTGCGCTGTATCCACCGTTGACAAATTTCAGGGTCAACAAAATGActacataattatatcttTGGTGAGAACTAGAATGGTAGGTCACATTCGTGACCCAAGAAGGTTAACTGTGGCATTGTCCCGTGCCAGGTTGGGGCtgtatatatttggcaAATGGGATCTGTTTTACAATTGCTATGAGATCCGTCAGACATTGGACAAGTTGGCCTTTGAGAATAAACTGGTTTtggatgataataaatgtgGGGAATCTCAACCGCATGTAATCGATAATTGCGAACAGTTGCAAAAGATTGTCCAACAAATGCAGTGA
- a CDS encoding hypothetical protein (overlaps_old_locusTagID:BBM_II01965;~overlaps_old_locusTagID:BBM_II01970), which translates to MYNYIGCKILQLTILKRLFGTLLSGKSVKQINYTEINRKRIRDRERLRIIDRMSIKDLPNTGPGYIPLPESIGAGSDTTHGLMHYTKILTNNNPPQAHIYRLINPLGYLKVSKLGTRSIATILSLYIRYHPTNHSSIKNVLKEIIRRFDELDTCELAHIAYSLSGVDKLKYDGLIENFTNRILLHRYWHFNFSELAKLLYFSTKQRNSILFDKCLLHVFDTEMDCSIPYSMINSAHLIAKSLESIDPQYLPNYYTLLESITNKCNDILCEFNDKLNDYLAKYIQNRSQNIVFDLSTNDIETLQLKHLMQYLRFCTDLGYRNVKYNTLLNEYIAKLLQITNPHKIVSTATAYGKVVRNFHQPIHAFIAYYHNNQLKKQYFPTVNDLIESILITKSNKVIANEYVKILNNLPKDISIRRILKANKQLLYDNFSLNEHVSKLLTVDDINTELLGESNYYGYYQLAKSNGINVSTFNRNIIAFKDEDLESLVNEINQNMKNDGDYRFAIRRKDTIYNQCLSVIVSNEVDVEKNIDTLSAILTVANEISWSFTMSQSRHLLYVVLDNLNKFNKSPILVKSCFYRLYNTILLAQLPLFRLHHQTYQLSLLYKLIQHDQCIRESIKDLGLEFFNYTNFTISRNKWQPIGPLVAANWFAKLSDLDSDSVDVDYGLGAYRKVEILGHPLKNHGLDILFSKSFDLLNKNYSNNDFTRFISDKPEIIKLVIEGTLKYI; encoded by the coding sequence ATGTACAACTATATTggttgtaaaattttacaattaacTATATTGAAGCGCCTATTTGGAACACTTCTGTCTGGTAAAAGTGTCAAACAGATTAATTACACCGAAATTAATCGCAAACGGATTCGTGATAGGGAAAGACTACGCATTATAGATAGAATGTCTATCAAAGATCTCCCCAATACTGGGCCTGGGTATATTCCCTTACCCGAATCAATTGGTGCTGGCTCAGATACTACTCATGGCTTAATGCACTACACAAAGATTTTGACCAACAATAATCCGCCTCAAGCGCATATTTATAGGCTTATTAATCCCCTAGGTTATTTAAAAGTATCGAAGCTAGGTACCCGCTCCATAGCCACCATACTTTCCCTTTACATACGATATCATCCAACTAACCACTCCTCAATTAAGAACGTTCTTAAAGAAATAATTAGGAGGTTTGATGAATTAGACACATGCGAGCTAGCTCATATTGCTTATTCATTGAGTGgtgttgataaattgaagTATGATGGattgattgaaaatttcacCAATCGTATATTGCTGCATAGGTATTGGCATTTCAATTTCTCAGAATTGgccaaattattatacttcTCAACTAAACAACGTAATAGCATTCTGTTTGATAAATGTCTATTGCACGTATTCGATACTGAAATGGATTGTTCTATCCCATACTCTATGATTAATAGTGCACATTTGATTGCAAAATCATTAGAATCAATTGATCCACAATACTTACCTAATTATTATACGCTACTGGAAAGTATTACTAATAAGTGCAACGATATATTGTGCGAATTTAATGACAAACTGAATGATTATCTGGCCAagtatatacaaaatagaTCGCAAAATATAGTATTTGATTTGAGTACCAATGATATAGAGACATTACAATTGAAACATTTAATGCAATATTTGAGATTTTGTACCGATTTAGGATATAGAAATGTCAAATACAACACTTTGCTGAACGAATATATCGCAAAATTGTTGCAAATAACTAACCCTCATAAAATAGTATCCACTGCTACAGCATATGGCAAGGTTGTTAGGAATTTCCATCAGCCAATACACGCCTTTATCGCATATTATCATAATAATCAACTTAAGAAGCAGTACTTTCCCACAGTAAACGATCTTATAGAATCTATACTCATTACTAAATCTAACAAAGTAATTGCCAATgaatatgttaaaattttgaacaatttacCAAAGGATATATCCATTAGGAGGATATTAAAGGCTAATAAGCAACTTCTTTATGACAATTTCTCATTGAATGAACATGTTTCTAAACTTTTAACAGTTGATGATATTAACACTGAACTTCTAGGTGAATCAAATTACTATGGATACTATCAATTGGCTAAATCTAACGGAATAAATGTTAGTACTTTTAATAGGAATATTATCGCATTTAAAGATGAAGACCTGGAATCATTGGTAAACGAAATCAATCagaatatgaaaaatgatGGCGACTATAGATTTGCTATTAGACGTAAAGATACTATTTACAACCAGTGTTTATCTGTCATAGTGAGTAATGAAGTTGACGTTGAAAAGAATATAGATACTTTATCTGCAATACTAACAGTTGCTAATGAGATATCTTGGTCATTTACCATGAGCCAATCTAGACACCTGCTGTACGTTGTGCTTGACAAtcttaataaatttaacaaatcgCCGATACTGGTTAAAAGTTGCTTTTACCGCTTGtacaatacaattttactAGCTCAATTGCCGTTATTTCGCTTGCATCATCAAACGTACCAATTATCGCTATTATACAAGCTGATACAGCATGATCAATGCATAAGAGAATCTATTAAAGATTTGGGTTTGGagttttttaattatactAACTTTACCATCAGTAGGAACAAATGGCAACCAATTGGACCTCTAGTCGCAGCCAATTGGTTTGCTAAGCTATCTGATTTGGATTCGGATTCAGTGGATGTTGATTATGGGTTGGGGGCTTATCGGAAAGTTGAGATATTAGGTCATcctttaaaaaatcacgGATTGgacatattatttagtaaatcatttgatttactaaataaaaattattctaACAACGATTTTACTAGATTCATTAGTGATAAGCCagaaataatcaaattagtTATCGAAGGCACACTCAAATACatatga
- a CDS encoding arsenite-transporting ATPase (overlaps_old_locusTagID:BBM_II01970), producing MAYLCGDISGLVSQTTLRWIFVSGKGGVGKTTISCSLAIQLSKVRDSVLILSTDPAHNLSDAFGQKFSHTPTKVKGFDNIFAMEIDPSSRVDSQYEFTETRGFMKIVPQILQSVPGIDEAFSFAELMRSVHSMKYSVIIFDTAPTGHTLRLIHFPKMIDTAMDYLIELESPISGIFKMFSVVSGGASNDKMFEQLNIMKKSLKDIKEQLENAELTTFVCVCIPEFLSVYETERLVQALARECIDCSYIIVNQIIFPIDNDIEISKVISDDPVIKKALEKGVILEALFRDRRKIQNKYLRDIHELYASDFNIVCMPQLNKEVRGHKSISEFSDQLLKAKKLNLD from the exons ATGGCTTACTTGTGCGGAGATATATCAGGTCTAGTATCCCAGACCACTCTTAGGTGGATTTTTGTGAGTGGAAAAGGCGGAGTTGGTAAAACTACAATTTCTTGCTCCCTTGCAATCCAACTTTCCAAAGTTAGGGATAGT gtattaatattatctacTGATCCTGCACATAATTTGAGTGATGCTTTTGGGCAAAAATTTTCGCATACTCCTACGAAAGTTAAGGGATTCGACAATATTTTCGCAATG gAAATTGATCCATCCTCGCGTGTAGACTCTCAATATGAATTTACTGAGACCCGTGGTTTCATGAAGATTGTGCCGCAAATTTTACAGTCTGTTCCCGGGATTGACGAAGCATTTTCCTTCGCGGAACTGATGCGTTCTGTGCACAGTATGAAATATTCTGTAATTATTTTCGACACTGCTCCCACTGGTCATACCCTTCGATTGATTCATTTCCCCAAAATGATTGATACGGCAATGGATTACTTAATCGAACTTGAAAGTCCTATTAGCGGCATTTTTAAA ATGTTCTCAGTGGTTTCAGGGGGTGCATCTAATGATAAGATGTTCGAGCAGCTGAACATCATGAAAAAGTCGCTTAAGGATATCAAGGAACAACTAGAAAATGCAGAACTAACAACTTTTGTGTGTGTTTGTATTCCAGAATTCCTGAGTGTCTATGAGACAGAGCGTTTGGTGCAAGCGTTAGCTAGGGAATGTATTGATTGctcatatataattgtcaaCCAGATTATTTTCCCCATAG ATAATGACATCGAAATATCGAAAGTGATATCGGACGATCCTGTGATAAAAAAGGCGCTAGAGAAA GGTGTAATATTGGAAGCTTTGTTTAGGGACCGTAGAAAGATACAAAATAAGTATCTAAGGGATATCCACGAACTTTATGCTTCTGACTTCAATATAG TATGTATGCCACAGCTTAATAAGGAGGTTAGGGGCCATAAGTCCATATCTGAATTCTCAGATCAGCTTTTGAAAGCTAAAAAACTGAATCTTGATTGA
- a CDS encoding armadillo-domain containing rhoptry protein (ARO) (overlaps_old_locusTagID:BBM_II01975), which translates to MMSQLCCCLGRDSIYKRGMNRIKREALETISGINFLNSISSPRDDIEEFDRAFKNNDIPSLIKLCNSNQPIGKVQSKLHPWAKNPDTVGALATIKIAMIASHCEKINSSTNDTEISESDLAFAQKFLDDIIDFSGICVLVRNLGSEEVDKSQCALVALSFLSVQSLEICQEIHDYGAMSELVELMDSDNPGVRSAAVIVARNIYQLSVDYRREFIELEGLDKLIRTLKGPPNESPQFTILETLYYIQDLVVDEEGVIMEIANSLTPYVKQLIFSYTNNSNPDIALAATELKNCIL; encoded by the exons ATGATGAGCCAGTTATGCTGTTGTTTGGGCAGAGAT TCTATTTATAAAAGAGGCATGAATAGGATCAAGAGAGAAGCATTGGAGACTATTTCGGGAATAAACTTTTTGAATTCTATAAGCTCACCCAGAGATGACATTGAGGAGTTTGACCGAGCATTTAAGAATAATGACATCCCATCGCTCATTAAATTGTGCAATTCTAACCAACCT ATTGGTAAGGTACAGAGTAAGCTCCACCCCTGGGCAAAAAACCCAGATACTGTGGGAGCTCTTGCAACAATAAAAATCGCAATGATAGCGTCACACtgtgaaaaaattaacagCAGTACTAATGATACTGAAATTTCAGAAAGTGATTTGGCCTTTGCACAAAAGTTTTTGGAcgatattattgatttttcaGGCATTTGCGTACTAGTGAGGAATTTGGGTTCTGAAGAGGTTGACAAAAGTCAATGTGCCTTGGTGGCACTTTCATTCTTGTCAGTACAAA gtttGGAAATTTGCCAAGAGATACATGACTATGGAGCCATGTCTGAACTGGTGGAACTGATGGATTCTGACAATCCTGGGGTTAGATCAGCTGCAGTCATAGTTGCTAggaatatatatcaactaAGTGTGGATTATAGAAGGGAATTTATCGAGTTAGAAGGGTTAGACAAGTTGATACGTACACTAAAAGG aCCTCCGAATGAATCTCCTCAATTTACTATCTTAGAAACGCTATACTACATACAGGATTTAGTTGTTGATGAGGAAGGAGTTATTATGGaaattgcaaattcattaaCTCCCTATGTCAAACAGCTGATTTTCTCATATACAAACAACTCAAATCCAGACATTGCACTGGCCGCCACTGAACTCAAGAATTGCATTCTTTAG
- a CDS encoding Protein tyrosine kinase (overlaps_old_locusTagID:BBM_II01980), with amino-acid sequence MFNGQHPFCKKICCGVSDPLLVNIADIGFNLAIQLINTHSKLILQTLYAKIDEFVSLIDDSKLELALARLSADLPLAHLAKTILYHNNINSSNSTTAATITTTKNGVYLENSNKLPDRLNLPVFYKDLLNKKSLLTAQNISNYYHAIARLFGSPSIHLYLKQLQQFSTSQIAIEKELYSSFKKVTLEYFESTKIQFTTYLTHLSSKIGPQNLLCLSQESNQLLKGLMPLGIRNFVKIHQVGQGAYGDVWLAEDIVNQRTVALKKLKLNEEREGFPKTSIREILLLNSLKHKNIVNLLGIVHSNTSKVNVWMVFEYMPFDLSGYIEALRDSRDKREKFIRPATWFSTGEVKNIMLQLFRALAHCHKNNVIHRDLKSANMLISNDGTMKLADFGLARFIPLGKGVLTNRVVTLWYRPPELLLGSETYDASIDIWSAGCIMAELLCGTPLFAADKEPLMLKIMAERLNLPSKSEINHLSTLPLWNNKSLNPLHPEKIGCIVPRAAEFEKLFKTRNEIGDDGWDLLKSMLRWDSNDRISASDALLHPWFKNPPCIEPLKDRPNVRAAHSFMTKNQRKREMAQPVSKKHETYVKHALAGHLRNVSMGESKVEDEEDAKKRKRAELFLNINN; translated from the coding sequence ATGTTTAATGGACAGCATCCCTTTTGCAAGAAGATTTGTTGCGGAGTCTCCGACCCTCTTCTCGTCAATATCGCAGATATAGGTTTTAACCTGGCAATTCAACTAATAAATACGCATTCTAAATTGATACTCCAAACACTCTATGCCAAAATTGACGAATTTGTTAGTTTGATTGATGATTCCAAGCTAGAACTTGCTTTGGCAAGGTTGTCTGCTGATTTGCCTTTAGCTCATTTGGCCAAAACCATACTATATCACAATAATATTAACtcatcaaattcaacaaCAGCTGCCACTATTACTACGACCAAAAATGGAGTTTATCTGGAAAATTCTAATAAGTTGCCAGATAGATTAAATCTGCCAGTATTTTACAAGGACTTGTTGAACAAGAAAAGTCTACTCACTgcacaaaatatttcaaattacTACCATGCAATTGCCAGACTTTTCGGCTCCCCCTCAATCCATTTATATCTAAAGCAGCTGCAACAATTCTCTACATCACaaattgcaattgaaaAAGAGCTATATAGTTCATTCAAAAAAGTAACTCTAGAATACTTCGAGTCCACAAAAATCCAGTttacaacatatttaacacatttatcatcaaaaattggaccccaaaatttattgtgtTTATCGCAAGAATCCAATCAGTTACTTAAGGGTTTAATGCCCCTGGGCATTAGgaattttgttaaaatcCACCAAGTTGGACAGGGCGCTTATGGTGATGTTTGGTTGGCAGAGGATATTGTCAACCAACGCACTGTAGCCCTTAAGAAGTTGAAGTTGAATGAGGAAAGGGAGGGATTTCCTAAGACTTCCATAAGGGAGATTTTGCTACTAAACTCACTGAAACACAAGAACATAGTAAATTTACTTGGCATTGTACACTCTAATACATCAAAAGTGAATGTGTGGATGGTATTTGAATACATGCCATTTGATTTAAGCGGTTACATTGAGGCGCTTAGGGATTCTAGGGATAAGAGAGAGAAGTTTATTCGTCCTGCTACTTGGTTTTCCACTGGAGaagttaaaaatataatgcTACAATTGTTTAGAGCACTAGCTCACTGCCACAAGAATAATGTGATTCATAGAGATTTGAAAAGTGCGAATATGCTTATTAGCAATGATGGTACTATGAAGTTGGCTGATTTTGGTCTTGCAAGGTTCATCCCTTTAGGCAAGGGCGTCCTAACTAATAGGGTGGTGACTTTGTGGTACAGGCCACCGGAATTGTTACTGGGAAGTGAAACCTATGATGCCAGTATTGACATATGGAGTGCCGGCTGTATTATGGCGGAGCTGCTTTGCGGTACTCCATTATTTGCCGCAGATAAGGAGCCACTTATGCTAAAAATTATGGCGGAGCGTCTAAATCTACCGTCCAAATCTGAGATAAACCATCTGTCAACTTTACCTCTGTGGAACAATAAATCTCTAAACCCGTTGCATCCAGAAAAAATTGGATGTATTGTTCCTAGGGCTGCTGAGTTTGAAAAACTATTTAAGACCCGCAATGAAATCGGTGATGATGGTTGGGATTTGCTCAAGTCAATGCTCAGATGGGATTCAAACGATCGTATATCAGCTTCAGACGCACTATTGCATCCTTGGTTCAAAAATCCACCTTGCATTGAACCTCTCAAAGATCGTCCAAATGTGCGTGCTGCACATAGTTTTATGACAAAAAATCAACGGAAGAGAGAAATGGCTCAGCCTGTTTCAAAGAAACACGAAACTTATGTAAAGCATGCGCTAGCCGGTCACTTGCGTAACGTTAGCATGGGCGAAAGTAAAGTTGAGGATGAAGAGGATGCTAAAAAGAGGAAGAGAGCAGAACTGTTTTTGAACATAAACAATTGA